From the Bradyrhizobium ontarionense genome, the window GTGCCGGGTTTATCGGATCGAATCTGGTCGCGGCGCTGAACGACGCCGGCCGTACCGATGTCATCGTCTGCGATAGCCTGGGCAGTGAAGGCAAATGGCGCAATCTCGCCAAGCGGCAGCTTGCCGACGTGGTGCCCCCGTCCGAGCTGAGCGGATGGCTGAAGGGCCGCCGGCTCGACGCCGTCCTGCACATGGGCGCGATCTCCGCGACCACGGCCACCGACGGCGATCTCGTGATGGAGGCCAACTTTCGCAGCTCGCTGCGCCTGCTCGACTGGTGCACGGCGAATGCCACGCCCTTCATCTACGCCTCTTCGGCCGCGACCTATGGCGACGGCGCGCAGGGGTTCCAGGACGATCCGTCGCTCGCGGCGCTCAAGACGCTCCGGCCGATGAATCTCTACGGCTGGAGCAAGCATCTGTTCGACATGGCGATCGCCGCGCGCGCCGAGCGCGGCGAGAGGCTGCCGCCGCAATATGCCGGATTGAAGTTCTTCAACGTGTTCGGTCCCAACGAATACCACAAGGGATCGATGATGAGCGTGCTGACTCGCCGCTTCGGCGACATCAAGGCGGGGCACACCCTCCAGCTGTTCAAATCGCATCGGGACGGGATCGCGGATGGCGACCAGCGTCGCGATTTCATCTATGTCGATGACGTCGTGCGCGTGATGATGTGGCTGCTGGGCTCGCCTTCCGTCTCCGGGCTCTTCAACGTCGGCACGGGCGCGGCCCGCAGCTTCAAGGACATGATGCTCTCGGCCTATGCCACGCTCGGAGCAGCGCCCCGGATCGAGTACGTCGACATGCCCGAAGCGATTCGCGGCAGCTACCAGTATTTCACCCAGAGCAAGGTCGACCGGCTGCTGGCCGCCGGCTACAACGGTGGCTTCACGCCGCTCGAGGATGCGGTGGCCCACTATGTCCGAGGCTATCTCGATTCCGCCGATCGCTTCCGCTAGAGCATGATCGTGACCATGCGTGCCGGATGTCCGTCCAAGCTCACGCTCCACCCGAATCGCGCCGAGACTGCTGCTGATGTTCGACTTTGACGATCTCTCGCAAGCGATCGCCCGCCAGACGGTGCTGTGCGTCGGCGACCTCATGCTGGACGAATTCGTCTACGGCGAGGTGTCGCGGATTTCCCCGGAGGCCCCGGCGCCGGTGATCGCGGTTCAGCGCAGCGAGACCAATATCGGCGGCGCCGGCAATGTCGCGCGTAACATCGCGGCACTCGGCGCGCGCTGTATCTTCGTCGGCCTGGTGGGACATGATGCCGCCGGCGACCAGTTGGAGGTCGAGCTCGCGAGGGAGGCGGGCATCGAGAGCGTGCTGGTGCGCGACCCGTCGCGGCCGACGACGCGCAAGGTCCGCTTCGTCTCCGAGCATTTCTCGACCCACATGTTGCGCGCCGACTGGGAGCGCGCCGCGCCGGCCGCTGCCGACATCGAGCAGAAGCTGATCGAAAAGATCCTGCCGCTGCTCGATCGCGCCGACATCGTGCTGCTGTCGGATTATGCCAAGGGCGTGCTGACCACGCGCGTGATCCGCAACGTGATCGATGCCGCGCGCAAGGCGGGCAAGCGCGTCATCGTCGATCCCAAGAGCGCGAATTTCGCGATCTATCGTGGCGCGACGCTGCTCACGCCGAATCGCAAGGAGTTCTCGGAGGCCACCCGCAGCCGCGCCGAGACCGAGCAGGAGATCGCGTCCGCTGCGCAGGATGCGATCTATCTCGCCGACTGCGAGGCGATCCTGGTGACGCAGAGCGAACGCGGCATGACCTTGGTGCCGCGCCAGGGCGATCCGATCCATGTACCGGCCTATCCCGTGAAGGTAAGCGACGTGTCCGGCGCCGGCGACACCGTCGTTGCGGTCCTCGCCGCGACGCTCGCGGCCGGCGCAGCGTGGGAAGACTCGCTGCGAATGGCGAGCGCGGCAGCGGCCGTGGCCGTCGGCAAGCAGGGCACGGCCAGCGTCACGTCGGCCGAACTGCGGCAGAAGATCCTGCCGCATGCCTATTTGGCGGCTGAAGAGAAGATCATTGCAAACGACGACGAACTCCTGGCCCGTGTCGCGGCGTGGCGGCGCGACGGCTTGCGGGTCGGCTTCACCAATGGCTGCTTCGACATCCTGCATCCGGGCCACGTCAAGGTGCTGACGGCCGCGCGGGCCGCCTGCGACCGCCTGGTGGTCGGTCTGAACAGTGACACGTCCGTCAAGCGGCTCAAAGGCGAGAGCCGCCCCGTGCAGGACGAGCGCGCGCGCGCCGAGGTCCTGGCTGCGTTGGAGGCCGTGGACCTCGTCGCCATCTTCGCAGAGGACACGCCGCTCCGCCTGATCGAGTTGATCAGGCCGAGCGTACTGGTCAAGGGCGGCGACTACACGCGCGAGCAGGTGGTGGGACACGAGGTCGTCGAGGCCGGCGGCGGCGAGGTGATCCTGATCGACATTCTCCAGGGCCACAGCACGACGGCGCTGGTGGACCGCGCCCGGAGCGACGGGCAATGAGCGCGCTGGCTGGTCATCAAGGCCCGGTGCTGCTGGCGCGCCGTTGGCGCGATCCGGCGGCGTGGCGGACGACCGTCGACGTCATGGCGATTCTGCTGGCGGCGTCGCTGCCGTGGTCGACGTCGCTGGTTTCGATCCTGGGCGTGGTCATGCTGATCACGATGACGCCGTTTCTCGATGTCGAGCGTCTGCTGCAGATCTTGAAACGGCCGATATCCATCGCGCCGATTGCGCTGTTCCTGGTCGCGCTGGTCGGGACGTTGTGGTCGGATGCGGCCTGGGGCGCGCGGCTCTATGCGGTCGGGCCGGCGGCCAAGCTGCTGGTGTTGCCGGCGCTGTTCTATCATTTCGAACGGTCCGAGCGCGGGCTGTGGGTCTTCGCCGCGTTTCTCGGCTCCTGCGTCCTGATGGTCGTGATGTCCACGGCGGTCGCGTTCAATCCTGCGCTGGCGCTCAAGGCCAATGCCGATCGCGGCATCTTCGTGAAGAACTATATCGACCAGGGGCAGGAATTCTCACTCTGCGCCGTGGCGCTCGCCTATCCGATCGCTCAGCTGCTGCGCGCACGCCGTTTCGTGCCAGCCGGCCTGCTGACCGCGATCATGATCGC encodes:
- the rfaD gene encoding ADP-glyceromanno-heptose 6-epimerase, with protein sequence MLLVTGGAGFIGSNLVAALNDAGRTDVIVCDSLGSEGKWRNLAKRQLADVVPPSELSGWLKGRRLDAVLHMGAISATTATDGDLVMEANFRSSLRLLDWCTANATPFIYASSAATYGDGAQGFQDDPSLAALKTLRPMNLYGWSKHLFDMAIAARAERGERLPPQYAGLKFFNVFGPNEYHKGSMMSVLTRRFGDIKAGHTLQLFKSHRDGIADGDQRRDFIYVDDVVRVMMWLLGSPSVSGLFNVGTGAARSFKDMMLSAYATLGAAPRIEYVDMPEAIRGSYQYFTQSKVDRLLAAGYNGGFTPLEDAVAHYVRGYLDSADRFR
- the rfaE1 gene encoding D-glycero-beta-D-manno-heptose-7-phosphate kinase; protein product: MFDFDDLSQAIARQTVLCVGDLMLDEFVYGEVSRISPEAPAPVIAVQRSETNIGGAGNVARNIAALGARCIFVGLVGHDAAGDQLEVELAREAGIESVLVRDPSRPTTRKVRFVSEHFSTHMLRADWERAAPAAADIEQKLIEKILPLLDRADIVLLSDYAKGVLTTRVIRNVIDAARKAGKRVIVDPKSANFAIYRGATLLTPNRKEFSEATRSRAETEQEIASAAQDAIYLADCEAILVTQSERGMTLVPRQGDPIHVPAYPVKVSDVSGAGDTVVAVLAATLAAGAAWEDSLRMASAAAAVAVGKQGTASVTSAELRQKILPHAYLAAEEKIIANDDELLARVAAWRRDGLRVGFTNGCFDILHPGHVKVLTAARAACDRLVVGLNSDTSVKRLKGESRPVQDERARAEVLAALEAVDLVAIFAEDTPLRLIELIRPSVLVKGGDYTREQVVGHEVVEAGGGEVILIDILQGHSTTALVDRARSDGQ